The following coding sequences are from one Niveibacterium umoris window:
- the rpmF gene encoding 50S ribosomal protein L32, whose product MAVQQNKKSPSKRGMHRSHDFLTGPAIAVEATSGEVHLRHHVSPSGIYRGRKVMKAKGE is encoded by the coding sequence ATGGCTGTTCAACAGAACAAGAAGTCGCCGTCGAAGCGCGGTATGCATCGGTCCCACGATTTTCTGACCGGCCCGGCAATCGCTGTCGAAGCGACCTCTGGTGAAGTGCATCTGCGTCACCACGTGTCGCCGTCCGGCATTTATCGTGGCCGCAAGGTCATGAAGGCCAAGGGCGAATAA
- a CDS encoding RluA family pseudouridine synthase has protein sequence MVLQGKTPSAPPAVQRLVIDEHDAGQRIDNFLIRVCKGAPKSLIYRILRSGEVRVNKGRIDQTYRLALGDEVRIPPLRLAEKADKSAVPGREFPVLFEDDALLAINKPAGTAVHGGSGISFGVIEQLRQQRPEQRFLELAHRLDRETSGILLIGKKRAALSRLHDVLREGGLDKRYLALVSGKWPNPVQHIKLALTKYLTEDGERRVAVDKDGKASHSIVRLVARWERFSLVEVQIKTGRTHQIRVHLTHLGFPLAGDDKYGDFALNKALQKEGLKRMFLHAASLVVPHPVSGEPLELAAPLPDELAQFVAHLDASEARNYG, from the coding sequence ATGGTGTTGCAAGGCAAAACCCCGTCCGCCCCTCCTGCCGTCCAGCGCCTCGTCATCGATGAGCATGACGCTGGCCAAAGGATCGACAACTTCCTCATCCGGGTCTGCAAGGGCGCACCCAAAAGCCTGATCTACAGGATTCTTCGCAGTGGCGAAGTGAGGGTGAACAAGGGGCGGATCGATCAGACCTATCGGCTGGCGCTCGGCGACGAAGTTCGCATTCCACCGCTGCGACTGGCGGAGAAGGCTGACAAGTCGGCTGTGCCCGGTCGTGAATTTCCGGTCCTGTTCGAAGACGATGCGCTGCTGGCAATCAACAAACCGGCAGGAACGGCGGTGCATGGCGGCAGCGGCATCAGCTTCGGGGTGATTGAACAGTTACGGCAGCAACGGCCGGAGCAGCGTTTTCTCGAGCTGGCGCATCGCCTGGATCGCGAGACCTCCGGAATCCTTCTGATCGGCAAGAAGCGTGCGGCGCTGAGCCGATTGCACGATGTGCTGCGCGAGGGCGGCCTCGATAAACGATACCTGGCTCTGGTGTCGGGCAAGTGGCCCAATCCGGTTCAGCACATCAAGCTCGCGTTGACCAAGTACCTGACCGAAGACGGCGAACGTCGCGTGGCGGTCGACAAGGATGGCAAGGCGTCGCACAGCATCGTCCGACTCGTTGCGCGCTGGGAGCGATTCAGTCTGGTCGAGGTGCAGATCAAGACCGGCCGCACCCATCAGATCCGCGTCCATCTGACGCATCTGGGTTTTCCGCTGGCAGGCGATGACAAGTACGGAGATTTCGCCTTGAACAAGGCGTTGCAGAAAGAAGGTCTGAAGCGGATGTTCCTGCACGCAGCCAGTCTTGTCGTGCCGCACCCGGTGAGCGGCGAGCCGCTTGAGCTTGCTGCGCCGCTTCCCGACGAACTGGCGCAGTTCGTGGCCCATCTGGACGCCAGCGAGGCGCGCAACTATGGCTGA
- the plsX gene encoding phosphate acyltransferase PlsX, with amino-acid sequence MQVTLAIDCMGGDFGPSVTLPAARQFLRDDPYASVLLVGRPDAIESEAKKLASEFSGRVRFVPATQVVEMHEAPATALRSKKDSSLRVAIDQVKTDQAHAAVSAGNTGALMAIARFVLKTLDGIDRPAIATILPALKGQTYVLDLGANVDCSAEHLLQFGIMGSMLVSALEHKERPTVGLLNIGEEAIKGNEVVKQAAELLRASGLNFYGNVEGDDIFKATTDVVVCDGFVGNVALKASEGVAQFMATTLREEFTLNWYAKVIAFLALPVLKHFKQRIDHRRYNGAALLGLRGVVFKSHGSADAFAFEHALRRAAEAARNQVVERIAERMTAHRAAEGVTP; translated from the coding sequence ATGCAGGTAACTCTCGCGATCGACTGTATGGGCGGTGACTTTGGCCCGTCGGTCACACTGCCAGCAGCCCGCCAGTTCCTGCGCGATGATCCATACGCCAGCGTACTGCTGGTTGGTCGCCCGGATGCCATCGAGTCCGAGGCGAAAAAGCTAGCCTCTGAGTTTTCTGGGCGTGTGCGATTCGTGCCGGCGACGCAAGTCGTCGAAATGCACGAGGCGCCTGCCACCGCTTTGCGATCCAAGAAGGACTCGTCCCTGCGTGTGGCGATTGACCAGGTCAAGACTGATCAGGCGCATGCCGCCGTCTCTGCGGGAAACACGGGCGCGCTGATGGCGATCGCGCGCTTTGTGCTTAAGACCCTTGACGGCATTGACCGTCCCGCGATTGCAACGATTCTGCCGGCCTTGAAGGGCCAGACCTATGTTCTGGATCTTGGGGCAAATGTGGATTGCTCGGCCGAGCATTTGCTGCAATTCGGCATCATGGGATCCATGCTCGTGTCCGCGCTTGAGCATAAGGAGCGGCCGACCGTCGGATTGCTCAACATCGGGGAAGAGGCGATCAAAGGCAATGAGGTTGTCAAACAGGCGGCCGAATTGCTCCGGGCGAGTGGGCTGAACTTTTACGGCAACGTTGAGGGCGATGACATCTTCAAGGCGACGACTGATGTCGTCGTGTGCGATGGCTTCGTCGGAAACGTTGCGTTGAAAGCCTCCGAAGGCGTTGCCCAGTTCATGGCAACGACGCTCCGTGAAGAGTTCACGCTGAACTGGTACGCGAAGGTGATTGCGTTCCTGGCGCTGCCGGTCCTCAAGCACTTCAAACAAAGAATTGATCACCGCCGCTATAACGGTGCAGCGTTGCTTGGCCTGCGTGGCGTAGTGTTCAAGAGCCATGGCTCGGCCGACGCATTCGCTTTTGAACACGCACTGCGACGTGCTGCCGAAGCAGCGCGGAATCAGGTTGTTGAACGCATTGCTGAGCGGATGACCGCGCACCGAGCCGCAGAGGGAGTTACGCCTTGA
- a CDS encoding SAM-dependent methyltransferase, with product MHGRLILIPVGLGPADSAHLHPPGALETTRRITHFVVENAKTARVDLKRLEHPTPLQQLSIAELPKHATGNSLESLLAPALQGHDIGLMSEAGCPAVADPGAALVEAAHKHGIRVVPMVGPSSLLLGLMASGLNGQSFAFHGYLPIKEAERQAALKDLEKESRKFRRTQIFIETPYRNEAMFAALLASLAPNTRLCVAREVTTAGEWIETRRVSEWKHRSPPELDRRPTVFLLLADS from the coding sequence ATGCACGGCCGGCTGATTCTGATTCCTGTGGGGCTTGGACCAGCGGATTCCGCCCACCTCCACCCCCCCGGTGCGCTCGAAACAACGCGGCGCATCACGCATTTCGTGGTCGAGAACGCCAAAACGGCACGCGTGGACCTGAAACGCCTGGAACACCCGACGCCGCTCCAGCAACTGTCCATCGCGGAGTTACCCAAACACGCGACGGGCAATTCGTTGGAGTCGCTGCTGGCGCCCGCCCTGCAGGGGCACGACATCGGCCTGATGTCCGAGGCCGGTTGCCCCGCAGTGGCGGATCCGGGCGCGGCGCTCGTTGAAGCGGCGCACAAGCACGGCATCCGAGTCGTTCCGATGGTCGGTCCGTCATCCCTGCTTCTAGGCTTGATGGCTTCCGGGCTGAACGGACAAAGCTTTGCGTTTCACGGCTACCTGCCTATCAAGGAAGCCGAGCGGCAGGCAGCACTGAAGGATCTGGAGAAAGAATCGCGCAAGTTCCGCCGAACGCAGATCTTCATTGAAACGCCCTACCGGAACGAAGCAATGTTCGCGGCGCTGCTTGCCAGCCTCGCACCCAATACGCGCCTGTGTGTCGCGCGCGAAGTCACAACCGCAGGCGAATGGATCGAAACCCGGCGCGTCTCGGAGTGGAAACACCGCTCGCCGCCAGAACTTGATCGTCGCCCCACGGTGTTCCTGTTGCTGGCCGACAGCTGA
- a CDS encoding Rne/Rng family ribonuclease, translated as MKRMLFNATQAEELRVAIVDGQKLIDLDIESASKEQRKSNIYKGVVTRVEPSLEAAFIDYGAERHGFLPFKEISRIYFKEGVEASRARIQDAIKEGQELIVQVEKDERGNKGAALTTFISLAGRYLVLMPNNPRGGGVSRRVEGDDRAELREALDQLDVPQGMSMIARTAAIGRAAEELQWDLNYLAQLWKAIEGASKEQSGAYLIYQEGSLVIRAIRDYFSSDIGEILIDTDDVYEQAKQFMAHVMPANVHRVKRYRDDVPLFSRFQIEHQIESAYSRQVNLPSGGAVVIDHTEALVAVDVNSGRATRGADIEETALKTNLEAADEVARQLRLRDLGGLIVIDFIDMENPKSQREVENRLRDALRHDRARVQTGKISRFGLLELSRQRLRPALAETSYITCPRCTGTGHIRSTESAALHILRILEEEAMKENTGALHCQVPVDVATFLLNEKRVDIAKIELRHKVNLLLIPNRHLETPAHEIIRLRHDQLNSEELNLPSYKMAQMPADATYEPPSANTEGKPARQEAAIRSFTPDQPAPVIEPKPVAPVAAAPAAPAGPGFFQRVMNWLRGGDANEAAPAATPAPEAKSAGREPRRNDRNRGERGARGNREERGNREERNRDGQKGRDDQRNRNESRAEGKNRDRQPQKTETTIEPQVKPQRDGAERGRRDEARAERQEKREAQPQERRERQPREPRQPKQVAPEVENVDVAVETLAESNVPAVDTAASQSGEDTGSRRRNRRGRRGGERRNGEAGANNVTEAGVAAPVEIVFYPTPEAAAAAAEAKAAEDAARRAAAKARRAERDAERQANRERRQRQAPVETVFYPTPEAAAAAAAEASSAAVQAASEPVAEVTAASPVLESRAAPEARVAEQASDAQETAVSESHAPAAPAADAQEASPASAATVAPAEEPLVVRAAAARGQAQLPFDLAALIDSNDLVMIETRSTSSAPTLPSVEVSEQQAASPRRRRQPRTPTQVPAEESLQQVETRRP; from the coding sequence ATGAAGCGCATGCTTTTCAATGCGACGCAGGCCGAAGAACTGCGCGTCGCGATCGTAGATGGTCAGAAACTGATCGATCTCGATATCGAATCGGCCTCGAAAGAACAACGCAAGAGCAACATTTACAAGGGCGTTGTCACGCGCGTCGAGCCCAGCCTCGAAGCCGCGTTCATCGACTACGGCGCTGAGCGCCACGGCTTCCTGCCGTTCAAGGAAATCTCGCGCATCTACTTCAAGGAAGGTGTCGAGGCTTCGCGCGCCCGTATCCAGGACGCCATCAAGGAAGGCCAGGAACTGATCGTCCAGGTTGAGAAGGACGAACGTGGCAACAAGGGCGCTGCCCTCACCACCTTCATCTCGCTCGCCGGTCGTTATCTCGTCCTGATGCCGAATAATCCGCGTGGTGGCGGTGTCTCGCGCCGGGTAGAAGGCGACGACCGCGCCGAACTCCGCGAGGCGCTCGATCAGCTGGACGTCCCGCAGGGCATGAGCATGATCGCCCGTACGGCGGCGATCGGACGCGCAGCGGAAGAACTGCAGTGGGACCTGAACTATCTCGCCCAGCTCTGGAAAGCCATCGAAGGCGCGTCCAAGGAGCAAAGCGGCGCCTACCTGATTTATCAGGAAGGCAGCTTGGTGATCCGGGCGATCCGCGACTACTTCTCGTCGGACATCGGCGAAATCCTGATCGACACCGACGACGTGTACGAACAGGCCAAGCAGTTCATGGCCCACGTCATGCCGGCCAACGTGCATCGCGTGAAGCGCTACCGCGACGATGTGCCGCTGTTTTCGCGCTTCCAGATCGAGCACCAGATCGAATCGGCTTACTCACGCCAAGTGAACCTGCCCTCGGGCGGCGCCGTGGTGATCGACCACACTGAAGCGTTGGTGGCGGTTGACGTGAACTCCGGTCGCGCTACCCGCGGCGCGGACATCGAAGAGACCGCACTGAAGACCAACCTCGAAGCCGCCGACGAAGTGGCCCGCCAGTTGCGCCTGCGCGACCTGGGCGGCCTGATCGTCATCGACTTCATCGACATGGAAAACCCGAAGAGCCAGCGCGAGGTGGAAAACCGCCTGCGCGATGCCCTTCGCCATGACCGCGCCCGTGTTCAGACCGGCAAGATCAGCCGCTTCGGCCTGTTGGAGCTCTCGCGTCAGCGCCTGCGCCCGGCGCTTGCCGAGACCAGCTACATCACCTGCCCCCGCTGTACCGGCACCGGCCATATCCGCTCGACCGAATCGGCTGCGCTGCACATCCTGCGCATCCTCGAAGAAGAGGCGATGAAGGAAAACACCGGCGCCCTGCACTGCCAGGTCCCAGTCGATGTCGCGACCTTCCTGCTCAACGAAAAGCGGGTGGATATCGCGAAGATCGAGTTGCGCCACAAGGTCAACCTGCTGCTGATCCCGAACCGCCATCTGGAAACACCGGCCCACGAGATCATCCGCCTGCGTCACGACCAGCTCAATTCGGAAGAACTGAACCTGCCCAGCTACAAGATGGCGCAGATGCCGGCCGATGCGACCTACGAGCCGCCATCGGCCAATACCGAAGGCAAACCCGCACGCCAGGAAGCGGCGATTCGTTCCTTCACGCCGGATCAGCCTGCGCCGGTCATCGAACCCAAACCGGTCGCCCCGGTCGCCGCGGCACCCGCCGCCCCAGCCGGCCCTGGTTTCTTCCAGCGCGTCATGAACTGGCTGCGCGGCGGCGACGCAAACGAAGCCGCACCCGCCGCGACACCCGCGCCCGAAGCAAAGAGTGCGGGCCGCGAGCCTCGTCGCAACGACCGCAATCGCGGCGAACGCGGCGCCCGTGGCAATCGGGAAGAGCGCGGCAATCGCGAAGAACGCAATCGCGACGGCCAGAAGGGTCGTGACGACCAGCGCAACCGCAACGAGTCGCGCGCGGAAGGCAAGAACCGCGACCGTCAACCGCAGAAGACCGAAACGACGATCGAGCCGCAGGTCAAACCCCAGCGGGATGGCGCCGAACGCGGTCGGCGCGATGAAGCGCGCGCAGAACGCCAGGAGAAGCGCGAGGCGCAGCCGCAGGAACGCCGCGAGCGCCAGCCGCGCGAGCCGCGTCAGCCGAAGCAGGTTGCGCCGGAAGTCGAGAATGTGGACGTCGCGGTTGAGACGCTTGCGGAGTCGAACGTCCCGGCAGTCGATACTGCTGCAAGCCAGTCTGGCGAAGACACCGGCAGCCGCCGCCGCAATCGTCGTGGGCGCCGCGGAGGCGAGCGTCGCAACGGCGAAGCTGGCGCGAACAACGTGACCGAAGCGGGCGTGGCAGCGCCGGTCGAAATCGTCTTCTACCCGACGCCGGAAGCAGCAGCCGCCGCCGCAGAAGCCAAAGCCGCCGAAGACGCAGCGCGCCGTGCAGCCGCCAAGGCTCGCCGCGCAGAGCGCGACGCCGAACGCCAAGCCAATCGCGAACGCCGTCAGCGTCAGGCGCCGGTCGAAACGGTCTTCTATCCGACGCCCGAGGCAGCAGCAGCGGCCGCAGCCGAAGCATCCAGTGCTGCGGTCCAAGCAGCGTCGGAGCCGGTCGCGGAAGTGACCGCCGCTTCGCCAGTGCTCGAATCACGCGCCGCGCCAGAAGCACGGGTAGCTGAGCAAGCCTCCGATGCTCAGGAAACTGCAGTCAGCGAATCACATGCGCCGGCTGCGCCTGCCGCTGATGCGCAAGAAGCGTCACCCGCGAGCGCCGCGACGGTGGCCCCGGCAGAGGAACCGCTCGTCGTGCGCGCCGCGGCTGCGCGTGGCCAGGCTCAGCTTCCCTTCGATCTGGCGGCGCTGATCGACAGCAACGATCTGGTCATGATCGAAACGCGTTCGACCAGCAGTGCGCCGACACTCCCAAGCGTCGAAGTATCCGAGCAACAGGCTGCATCGCCGCGTCGCCGTCGTCAGCCGCGCACGCCGACGCAGGTGCCGGCTGAAGAGTCTCTGCAACAGGTCGAAACCCGTCGCCCGTAA
- a CDS encoding YceD family protein encodes MTLIADPLEFAQRGERLQGSVELKALSRLADELVDREGSVKFEVFGVVVGDDHFLEVSIEAQPRVQCQRCLQSLALDLALQVRFLLVPPGEVIPDDELEEDSFDAIAAERNLDVLALIEDELLLALPISPRHEVCDTPQPRERDDSASPFAALASLRGAGKKS; translated from the coding sequence ATGACGCTCATTGCCGATCCGCTTGAATTTGCTCAGCGCGGCGAGCGTCTGCAGGGAAGTGTCGAGCTGAAGGCGTTGTCGCGGTTGGCCGACGAGTTGGTCGATCGTGAGGGTTCGGTCAAGTTCGAAGTGTTTGGGGTTGTGGTCGGTGATGATCACTTCCTTGAAGTGTCGATCGAGGCCCAGCCCCGCGTGCAATGTCAGCGTTGCCTGCAGTCGCTTGCTCTTGATCTGGCGCTTCAAGTGCGTTTCCTGCTGGTGCCGCCGGGTGAGGTGATTCCGGACGACGAGTTGGAGGAGGATTCCTTCGACGCGATCGCAGCAGAGCGAAATCTTGATGTGCTGGCTTTGATCGAAGACGAGTTGCTGCTCGCGCTGCCGATCTCGCCGCGACATGAAGTGTGTGATACCCCGCAACCCCGCGAACGGGACGACAGCGCGTCGCCCTTCGCCGCGCTGGCGAGCCTGCGCGGGGCCGGAAAGAAGAGTTGA
- a CDS encoding S49 family peptidase, translating into MSELNWERKLVEDLATEALKEQRRRRRWGIFFKFLGVAYFGVFLWIMWSGRSPDGVDGHPHTAVIELDGVIAANNPASAARVNSALREAFKSDAVKGVVLKINSPGGSPVQAGAIYDEIRRLKAGKPSLPVYAVVEELCASGGYYVAAAADRIYVDKASLVGSIGVIMDGFGFTEAMQKFGVERRVYTAGDNKAFLDPFSPSVPKHVEHANSMLQEIHAQFIDAVRKGRGKRLKETPEMFSGLVWTGAKSIELGLADATGTVTSVARDVIKAEKLRDYTEREPAFERFARRFGAVAAEALSSGLAETRYR; encoded by the coding sequence ATGAGCGAACTTAACTGGGAACGAAAGCTGGTCGAAGATCTGGCGACCGAGGCACTCAAGGAGCAGCGTCGGCGCCGACGCTGGGGCATCTTCTTCAAGTTCCTCGGTGTCGCCTACTTTGGCGTGTTTTTGTGGATCATGTGGTCGGGCCGCAGCCCGGACGGTGTCGACGGACACCCGCACACCGCAGTCATCGAGCTGGATGGCGTTATCGCGGCAAACAACCCGGCAAGCGCTGCAAGGGTGAATTCCGCGTTGCGCGAGGCGTTCAAGAGCGATGCCGTCAAAGGCGTAGTTCTCAAGATCAACAGCCCGGGCGGGAGCCCGGTGCAGGCCGGAGCGATCTACGATGAGATTCGCCGGCTCAAGGCGGGCAAGCCGTCGCTGCCGGTGTACGCGGTCGTCGAGGAGTTGTGTGCGTCCGGCGGTTACTACGTCGCGGCGGCGGCCGACAGGATTTATGTCGACAAGGCCAGTCTGGTTGGCTCGATCGGCGTGATCATGGATGGCTTCGGCTTCACCGAAGCGATGCAGAAATTCGGCGTCGAACGGCGCGTGTATACCGCTGGCGACAACAAGGCGTTTCTTGATCCATTCTCGCCTTCCGTGCCCAAACACGTTGAGCACGCGAATTCGATGCTGCAGGAAATCCACGCTCAGTTTATCGACGCCGTTCGCAAGGGACGCGGCAAGCGTCTGAAGGAAACGCCCGAGATGTTTTCCGGGCTGGTCTGGACCGGCGCGAAGAGCATCGAACTCGGGCTCGCGGACGCTACTGGCACCGTCACTTCGGTGGCGCGCGACGTGATCAAGGCGGAAAAGCTGCGCGACTATACCGAGCGTGAGCCGGCATTCGAGCGCTTTGCGCGACGCTTTGGTGCTGTGGCTGCAGAGGCACTGTCCAGCGGATTGGCTGAGACGCGCTACCGCTGA
- a CDS encoding low molecular weight protein-tyrosine-phosphatase, translated as MKRVLFVCTGNICRSPTAEGVARHLVAQHGLPIEVDSAGTQGYHVGEPPDPRAQRVARKRGYDLSKLRARKLIAADFGLFDLLLAMDRGHLQQMQRMCPPEFADRVHLFLDYLPGPKTEVPDPYYGGEAGFEHVLDLCEDGVNALFAALRKQGM; from the coding sequence ATGAAGCGCGTACTTTTTGTCTGCACGGGAAACATCTGCCGCTCGCCTACCGCTGAGGGCGTTGCGCGCCATCTGGTCGCGCAGCATGGGCTGCCGATCGAGGTGGATTCGGCCGGAACGCAGGGCTACCACGTCGGCGAGCCGCCCGATCCACGTGCGCAGCGCGTTGCGCGCAAACGCGGTTACGACCTGTCGAAGCTGCGCGCGCGCAAGTTGATCGCCGCCGACTTCGGGTTGTTCGACCTGCTGCTGGCGATGGACCGGGGGCACCTGCAGCAGATGCAGCGCATGTGCCCGCCAGAATTCGCCGACCGTGTTCATCTGTTTCTGGATTATCTGCCCGGCCCGAAGACCGAGGTGCCTGACCCCTACTACGGCGGCGAAGCTGGTTTTGAACATGTCCTCGATCTTTGCGAGGACGGCGTCAATGCCCTGTTTGCCGCACTGCGCAAACAGGGCATGTGA
- a CDS encoding Maf family protein, protein MRKIILASTSRYRRELLEKLGLPFETDKPETDESPLPREAPASTAIRLAEEKARAVSSRHPDALIIGSDQVASVGDERFGKPGTAERAQAQLRQMSGRSITFHTAVCLLDTQSDKATTLCVPTEVGFRTLSDDEIERYVGREMPLDCAGSAKSEGLGIALLEHIRGDDPNALVGLPLIALSRLLRDAGVQVV, encoded by the coding sequence ATGCGCAAAATCATCCTCGCCTCCACGTCTCGCTATCGGCGAGAACTGCTGGAAAAACTGGGCCTGCCGTTTGAAACGGACAAACCAGAGACCGACGAATCCCCGCTACCCAGAGAAGCGCCGGCAAGCACCGCCATTCGTCTGGCGGAAGAGAAGGCGCGCGCAGTGTCCTCGCGACACCCCGATGCATTGATCATCGGCTCAGACCAGGTCGCCAGTGTTGGCGACGAACGCTTCGGGAAACCGGGTACCGCCGAACGCGCACAAGCCCAACTGCGGCAGATGAGCGGAAGATCGATCACGTTCCACACTGCCGTCTGTTTGCTGGACACTCAAAGCGACAAGGCAACGACACTCTGTGTACCGACCGAAGTCGGATTCAGGACCCTCAGCGACGATGAGATCGAACGCTACGTGGGTCGCGAAATGCCGCTCGACTGTGCGGGCAGCGCGAAGTCCGAGGGCCTCGGAATTGCGCTGCTTGAGCATATCCGGGGTGACGACCCGAATGCGCTGGTCGGATTGCCACTGATCGCGCTGAGCAGGCTGTTGCGCGACGCGGGCGTTCAGGTCGTCTGA
- a CDS encoding Rieske (2Fe-2S) protein: MAGSERLICASDAVLEGGDGVRFPIETAWGDRTGFVVRYRGQVRAYVNRCAHVPVELDWQPGKFFDDSGLYLICATHGALYDPAGGYCLAGPCRGGRLPQLEVVERDGNVFLIEQGE; the protein is encoded by the coding sequence ATGGCTGGCAGCGAACGCCTGATCTGCGCCAGCGACGCGGTGCTGGAGGGGGGCGACGGCGTGCGCTTTCCGATCGAAACCGCGTGGGGCGACCGCACCGGGTTCGTGGTTCGTTACCGCGGCCAGGTCCGCGCCTATGTAAACCGCTGCGCGCATGTCCCGGTGGAGCTGGACTGGCAGCCGGGCAAATTCTTCGACGACAGCGGCCTATACTTGATCTGCGCCACGCATGGCGCCCTCTACGACCCGGCAGGCGGTTACTGCCTTGCAGGGCCTTGTCGTGGAGGTCGATTGCCTCAACTTGAAGTCGTCGAGCGCGACGGAAACGTATTTCTCATCGAGCAGGGTGAATGA
- a CDS encoding HAD-IIIA family hydrolase, producing the protein MAERRFDLIVFDWDGTLMDSTASIVSAIQAACADLGLPVPTREAASHVIGLGLSDALHTAVPELDPADYPRMVERYRYHYFARDGQLVLFDGAEELVSQLRAAGYMLAIATGKSRAGLDRALASTGIGPLFQGSRTADETHSKPHPAMLLELMDEFAVPAARVLMVGDTTHDLQMAQNAGTAALGVSYGAHPAEQLVAAAPLALLHSVAELGEWLAANA; encoded by the coding sequence ATGGCTGAGCGCCGTTTTGACCTGATCGTTTTTGACTGGGACGGCACCCTGATGGATTCAACGGCGTCCATCGTCAGTGCGATTCAGGCGGCTTGCGCGGATCTGGGTCTGCCGGTGCCCACGCGCGAAGCGGCGAGCCATGTGATCGGGTTGGGTCTGAGCGATGCTTTGCACACGGCGGTGCCGGAACTCGACCCGGCGGACTACCCGCGCATGGTGGAACGTTATCGCTACCACTACTTCGCCCGCGACGGGCAATTGGTGCTGTTCGACGGTGCAGAGGAACTGGTCAGCCAACTGCGGGCTGCGGGTTACATGCTTGCCATTGCAACCGGGAAGAGTCGAGCTGGCTTGGATCGGGCGCTGGCGTCGACCGGTATCGGTCCGCTATTCCAGGGCTCCCGTACAGCGGACGAAACCCACTCCAAGCCGCATCCCGCCATGTTGCTTGAGCTAATGGATGAATTTGCGGTGCCGGCCGCTCGTGTGCTGATGGTGGGGGATACGACGCACGATTTGCAGATGGCGCAGAACGCCGGCACGGCGGCTTTGGGAGTCAGCTATGGCGCGCACCCGGCAGAACAACTTGTAGCTGCGGCGCCGCTGGCCCTGCTGCATTCGGTCGCGGAGCTTGGCGAATGGCTGGCAGCGAACGCCTGA
- a CDS encoding ABC transporter substrate-binding protein, producing MPPPIIVGQTCALSGPTQDIGRDYFTGAKLCFDATNAAGGINGRPVKFLSLDDGGDAARAEANAEKLLDSERADVLFGLTGDASVARVIKSKAFSRSDRALFAPMSGMDVGHERVFYLRATYGEELAMILTQFHGIGMKSVMIAHTQSETSRAGLDAAQALLKARNLQPAALVPLADDARNAASVAAEVARRAPQALVVLADTIPMAMLTREMRARNPGVFICALSNVNQVVLRQLLPPEVVSGVVVSRVVPEPNKTTTPVVREFVKTLERYLDEAPSASSLEGYLSARALVATLKKNSDPRATTLAASLRSLDGFDFGGWQLSAREHNRWSHYADTSVMSKNGGTLS from the coding sequence GTGCCCCCCCCGATCATCGTCGGACAGACCTGCGCCTTGTCCGGCCCCACCCAGGACATCGGCCGGGACTATTTCACCGGTGCGAAGCTCTGCTTTGACGCGACCAACGCAGCCGGCGGCATCAACGGCAGGCCAGTCAAGTTCCTGTCGCTGGACGATGGTGGCGACGCCGCGCGTGCCGAAGCCAACGCCGAAAAACTGCTGGACTCGGAACGCGCGGATGTCCTGTTCGGACTGACCGGAGACGCTTCGGTGGCTCGCGTCATCAAGAGCAAGGCCTTTTCGCGTTCAGACCGCGCCCTGTTCGCCCCGATGAGCGGCATGGATGTCGGCCACGAACGGGTGTTCTATCTGCGCGCAACCTATGGTGAAGAACTTGCGATGATCCTGACGCAGTTCCACGGCATCGGAATGAAGTCAGTGATGATCGCGCACACGCAGAGCGAAACCAGCCGTGCCGGTCTGGACGCGGCACAGGCGCTGCTCAAGGCGCGCAATCTGCAGCCCGCCGCCTTGGTGCCGCTGGCGGACGATGCCCGCAATGCCGCTTCGGTGGCCGCCGAAGTGGCGCGTCGCGCGCCGCAGGCCCTGGTTGTTCTCGCCGACACGATCCCGATGGCAATGCTGACGCGTGAAATGCGCGCACGCAATCCGGGTGTCTTCATCTGTGCATTGTCGAACGTGAACCAGGTTGTACTGCGCCAACTGCTGCCGCCGGAAGTCGTATCCGGCGTGGTGGTGTCTCGCGTCGTGCCGGAGCCCAACAAGACAACCACGCCCGTGGTTCGTGAATTCGTCAAGACGCTGGAGCGTTACCTCGACGAAGCCCCTTCGGCCAGCAGCCTGGAAGGCTACCTTTCAGCCCGTGCGCTGGTTGCAACGCTGAAGAAAAACAGCGATCCGCGCGCCACCACGCTGGCCGCTTCGCTCCGTTCGCTGGACGGATTCGACTTCGGTGGCTGGCAACTCTCCGCGCGCGAACATAACCGCTGGTCGCACTACGCCGATACCTCGGTCATGTCCAAGAATGGCGGCACGCTGAGCTAA